CCCCCGCCGCCGCCGGCGGGCAACACGTTCCTGGAGGGTCCGCCGCCGCCGCCACCCGCACCGGGGGCGCCGGCCCCGGCGCCCGGTGATCCCGCCGCGCCCGCACCCGCACCCGACCCCAACGCGCCGGCCCCGCCGCCGGAGGAGCCCAACCGGGTGAACAACGCCGCGGGTGGGCTGAGCTTCCTGGTGCCGGAAGGCTGGGAGGTCAACGACTCCACCCAGCTGTCCTACGGGCAGGCGCTGCTGACCAAGATCCCGCCGCCGGGCGGTCAGGCACCGACCGACACCAGCGTGCTGCTGGGACGGCTCGACCTGAAGCTGTTCGCGGGCGCGGAGACCGACAACACCAAGGCCGCCCAGCGGTTGGCGTCGGACATGGGCGAGTTCTTCATGCCGTTCCCCGGCACCAGGATCAACCAGGAGACCGTCCAGCTCGACGCCGACGGGCTGCCGGGCGTCGCCTCGTACTACGAGGTGAAGTTCACCGATCCCAACAAGCCCAACGGCCAGATCTGGGCCGGTGTGGTCGGCAAGCCGATCGCACCGGGCACCCCGCGGGGCCAGCGCACCCCGCAACGCTGGTTCGTGGTCTGGCTCGGCACCGCCGACAATCCGGTGCCCA
The window above is part of the Mycolicibacterium hassiacum DSM 44199 genome. Proteins encoded here:
- a CDS encoding alanine and proline-rich secreted protein Apa, whose product is MDQPDAKPAHRKGLSKSLVLAALSGATAVSLALPTLAQAQPSPSPEPPPPPAGNTFLEGPPPPPPAPGAPAPAPGDPAAPAPAPDPNAPAPPPEEPNRVNNAAGGLSFLVPEGWEVNDSTQLSYGQALLTKIPPPGGQAPTDTSVLLGRLDLKLFAGAETDNTKAAQRLASDMGEFFMPFPGTRINQETVQLDADGLPGVASYYEVKFTDPNKPNGQIWAGVVGKPIAPGTPRGQRTPQRWFVVWLGTADNPVPKAEAVALAQSIRPYSPPPPPAPDPNAPVPPPDPNAPPPDPNAPGGPRVGVPVPVAPEDAPGMLPPS